CTGTTAGAAATGTTTGAGACCTatttgtaaaatacaaattCAACACTATAATGAAAAAGTATTGATGGAGTCACTCAGTATTCATTTTAGTACATCATTATTAAAGATTTGTTTGGGAAAAAAGGGGACGATGATGTCTTATATCTGCCATGTAGACTTTCTATGGGTAATGTGcgagtcaaaaaaaaaaaaaaaaataaataaatggtttTGGGCCCAAAGTGTAGACATAAATTGAGTAAAAACTCTTTAATGGTCATTTCTTAATCCCATTTGTCCATAAAAAACAGCAGcttaaaaatgtaatttcaagATATCAATTTGTATAATGAGGGAGTATCGATATACTTTTATAAAGATTgaacatgaaatattttgaacatgTGCTATCTCCCCAGTGGAAATTCCAGGAAGttagtatgtatatacatgtatttatcatatgactaccgttatatacggtgtcataaacccatcatataaattttctttatgacactagtgtaataacacctttcgctacgctgattggctggttccgtgagaactgtattcatacgcgtgggaacgacctacttctttttactacgactcgtaaaaatggcgacttgtgcttgtaaactttgaaaaaaaatcaactgaacgacaaattggtctattaacataacatattgtacaatcaaagataaaatccaagatgtaaacatcctaagttttttaattatatttatactataagatgttaaattaggcctggcaaacatctattttatgacccctagtaacatatttcaactccgatagaaaattgcggttgcgttgtccgatgagacatatctagtctagattcttttcaaataaacaaataataacattatttaataaaatcctcatgaaaaacggcaatgtagtttgttacaacttgccttcaacggttactcagGATAACATactgacactgtcgtcgacaaacacgtgtaatgtcaaaacaaacaacactgccaacaaatcggcatccaaagtcgcttttcacggcagtctgaacacaatgctcagtgggaatattcacggtggaacatttcacatctccaaaaactcccgcgaggacgaggataaacacaaagcagtgaaaaggcgccgtacaatggttctgtacgacagcgacagcgaatagacatttgtacaacgaagcctccattatcgcgccaagtgacgtcacggcttcgtcacatcaaaaacagtcgctcatgaactttcaaactaaaatattttcctcattgtttcaaacaccaaggacaatttatctattatagattaaatgaaaaaatgctgaaattttgttttgagacgtgtatttaataaaatgaatccttttcaagagtcagttgtgttagaactatttcttctctcgtcggtataattgacctacttcgaaggttcgggtgatttggttgagatgtgacgattcaaggcaaaagagaaaatcagtttttgatgggaaacgatgaaagaaaacgtcatatgataaaaagaatctgtcattcgtttcccttcatattagatttatgatactcgtttagaattttttatttttgctcgccagaggctcgcaaaaataaaaaattcaaaacgagtatcataaatctaaaaaataaaaaattcaaaacgagtatcataaatctaatatgaagggaaacgaatgacatATCCTCTATATGTAGTCTATGTGTTAGGTGCAGTTTAGTATGGATACTAATCAACCCAGAATGTCAAAACGTGAAATAATGTCTTAACAAAGTTAAacaacaatatgtatatatataaccacaaTATATCTTCCAATAAACTATATAGCAAACATACAAATAGAATCAACCACAAGCTTTAACATTCTATACACATTCAGTGAAAACAGCTTCTCTcctaaaagataaaaaatacatttactaCGAACAAGTCTATTGAAACTCATTAAACTTTTAATTTCTACAATAAATTACTGTATCAGACAATAAGATTACTGTATCAAACAATAAGATTACTGTATCAAACAATAAGATTACTGTATCAAACAATAAGATTACTGTATCAAACAATAAGATTACTGTATCAAACAATAAGATTACTGTATCAAACAATAAGATTACTGTATCAAACAATCAGATAACTGTATCAGACAATAAGATTACTGTGAACCTGTTAGTGAGTTAGTAGGATGTGTTAGTACTGTCAACAGCTCACATTCAATGCTATTATTCTATACCATTTGTTGTTTCACAGATGTACATAAACAAATTTGTTGTTACTTGTGatgacaaaatacaaaaacataattttcaCATTATAACCAGAGCCGTGGATTAAAGAACTAAAAAGTGTACCTGAGGACACCTGGATTACATATAAACAACTAAAGTGTTTCTTGTCCAGACAATGATCCCACAAGAAACATCAGAAGACACgggataaaaaaaatcctttctgCTATTTTGCAGATCACTGATGTATGTGGTCATGAAAATTATCCATGAAATAAATTGCAGGTCATAATGTTGTTATATTGTACTGTCATTGCTGACATTACAATTGTTCTTATTTTCTGTCCTTAAaagaccatagctgttgataggatgttaaacaatacaaacctaAACCAATATTACTggttatgatatacatatacttcATCAGCAATCATCTGTAAACACTTTGTAACATGACATCAGGAGCAAAATTAGATATCATCTTATAACCAGATCGTGAAGttttaatttgttgaaataaaattattttgtttaaaagaaaaCCATGAAAAAATTTACCCAGGAAAATAGTTGGCttcacagtaatatatatatatggattaaAAAGCAGAGTCAATAttcttatttataaataattatctcCACTCTCATTTTGTTGAGAATGGAGTGATAGACACTAATGTGGTAGGAACACGAGGAGGGTTAACTACAGGAAAATAGGATCATCACAAACTCAGCTTAATATCATATATTGGACACCACACTcaaaaacatttacaatataattgtGACTTAGTGTGACATTCATATCACCAAACCTCAAACTTAATTATAAAGCAGACAGATATCTTAATAAAGCCGACTTCTCTTCTTAACTAAACTCATATGTAAACATTCGTTTTTACTAATATTTCCTTTAGAAGGCCCTTTTCCCTTTATTGTGATCAAACGACAAACATAACCATATaatcatgtacaatgtagttgcTTTTCAGCAGGTTTGTATATAATGACGGGTTGTTAGTGAAGTCCTGGAATgatttgtatatacagtattatcaCTCACACAGGCTACTGATCAACCTACTTACCATACAGCAAGGAAAgtttgcaataaaaaaaatcaatattgatattcaacattaaatataacaatcTTCCATGCACCTTAAAGTGATCTTGGTGACAATAAGTTGTGTAATTATTGTTTGAGAAACATGGGCCATAACATTCGCAGGTCAATTGTTtgatcaaaatgtatttcaatggtCACGaaaacatgtacacatatttttCTGCTGTTAATACATTcattcaaaatgtcaataactacaatgtacacctGCCTAATTGTTCTTGCAAAACACAATTTGCTGTACTGTGAAATGTATGGTATTATTAAATTATTGCACATCAtaactacaaatgtacaatGCAATGAATGTTAAAGAAAGGTACAACATCAAGGTAGTCCATATGCAtccaacaaaacaacaaaccaaCACACTTCACACTAACTtttacacaatttatatacatagtACGTAAAtgtagtaaaaaaaatatgtcaatttGTTCAATTGAAATTGGCACatgtaaactttattatttaattaaaaactaaTTATATTAGCATACTTTCATTTCAGCAGTAATAGTATGATTACACAAGAGGGCAAGATCGGATTGTTAGCATGGTTACATATACCTAGTAGTAACACCTGTCTAAGGTCAGAAATTATTGTGTCTCacaggctatatatatatagtgacacaAGCACTTGAGCagtttattatatatagatctgACACAAGGGGTCAGAAAACAACATACCTCATCAAGTGGATTGAAATCTAGAATAATtcttttaaaagtaggtcaaaggtcacaatcaAGGTTAGCAGGTCCACAAATGTAGTACAAATAGAAAGTTCTTGTGACAGGGAATTTAATCATACGTGTCAAATATGAAAGTACTATCTTGTATGGTTAATATATACTGTGGCCAAGGTTAATGCTTTTTAAACGATGGTCAAGGTCAGCCAATACAGTACTAGTACCGATGGAAAGGTCTTGAGacaaaaagtaggtcaaaggtcatcatCAATGTAAGCAGGTCtacaaatgtagtaccaatggaaaggtcttgtcacaaggaacatacatatcaaatacctaagttgtatcctcattagtattataaaatatttaatctagCTGTTTACAGATGCTGCTTGGTGTATGACAATAGCTCCTCTGGACTTTGTCCAGCCAAGCTATAAAGAAGTAAAATATACCAAATTACCAAAAAatagagtatagtatatatGTCATAATTATAAGTATAGTAtgtcataattatatcaacaaacaaATCTCTGGATGGattatttaattacattatGCTATTTTCAAAATGCCTCTATCCATTCTTGTTAAAAAGACAAGGGGATATAATTAAGCCTGTTGTTCCAGGATTCAAAATCTACATATATTCAGCCCACATACCTTAACAATAGGCCTAGGGAAGGCTACAAAAACCATACACCGTTAATGGTAAATTTATAGTGTGGCTGCAGGCACAAACCAGACAGGACAATGGTTGAGGACATAGTTTTAGCCTCAGTGTATCACATTATAAATTGACTTGCAAtgtaaaacacatggaaacaataAAAACTGTACTGGGccattttttatattttgtgtgaGTGTATACATCATAGATATACAGAGTGTAATTAGATGTAAAACATAGGACCACCAAGTAAAATTTTTGATAAAAGGACAAACAATTTATATCATTTGAGAAATTTAACACAAGTAGTACAAGTTGTTTGCTTTTTAagatttacaatgtatactctAGTAACAgaaaattgtaaacaataatattCTACTTCTGCTTTGTCAGCATACCAGGTATCAAGATTTCCCCTCATTAAAGCTGAACAAGCCACACAACGGATATTACCTTATCATTTCCTCTAACAAATAGTTTCCACTTTATTACTATTGACAGAGGAAGATGAGGATTGACGAGAGAAGTTCTTTAGTGGACTACCACCGCCTTCACTGCTGTGTCTGACGTACCCACCAGATGAACTACTTCCTGTTCGAGGATGATGAACAGCACTGCTCCCTGAACTGGAACCACTTCCTTCACGAGTATGACGTAttacactgccctctggtgGTGAATGATATCCACGATTGTGTACAGACACTGGGGAGGACATAACTCCATTAAGTGTCCTTGGTGGAACTTGTGGTGATCTTTGGACGACAGGTGAGGACCTGTCTGTGCGTTGTACTTGTGGTGATTTGTGAGGCACCTTAGGGGACTTGCGTGGAATCATCGGTGACTTTCTAGGCACCAGTGGTGAGGTTTCAACACCTTCCTTAGGTTTGGGTTTCCTAAAGGACCGAGTCCTGCTCACAATCTTAATGTCTTTCATGTTGATGAGTATATTTGGATTACTGCCATGTCTGGTGAGCGTGCCTGTAGGGCTACTCGGCATACTCCGAGGGGTGTACATGCTCCAGGTATCAGATTTACTATTCTGTCGACTACCTTTATTTCTGAAGAGATTGAGTAGAGATTTACTTTTCTGTTTGTTTTGAGATTTCAGTGTTGACTGAAGCTCCAGAGTTCCAGACTTTATAGCACTTGCACGAACATCACTCAGTTTATCTTTACTCTGCAGATGAAGGAAGTTTGGATTTGATATTGAACGAACAAGTGTGTCTCGACAAGTTTCATTGAAACGTCTTCGTGTTTCTGCAACTGGCTTTATGTTAGTTTCATCGATAATCCCACGCAAGCCCTGAATGTTATAATAGTTTTCTGTGGATTTCCTGTTGTAATAGTGATGATTATCTGTCAGAAGCTCTTTACTTCCATGAAAGTCTTGCAGATTTTGAAATGGATTAATAGGTTTTGCTAAATCATAAGTCTCTACATTTTGATTTACATCTGTATTTCTCCTTGTTGACAACCTTTTCGATTCATCATGAACATTTTCACAGCTGACAGATCGTAATCTATTCAGCCTTGAACTTGAAGACCTTCGGCGACTATGGGCTGTTCTTTTGTTGTCGTAACTACTCTGACGAGGCAAACTACTGAAATTTTCATCCGAGGGAGAAGGGAGAATGTAATCTATCACACCATTATCTTCCTCCACTTCTGTACTGACTCGTGGAGTCAGGTATCCATCAACACCTGGTCCTGAGTCACTAAGTCTCCCTCTGGTGGCCTCAAAGAAGGACGGGGGAGGAGACCAAGCATTGTTGGCATGTCGAACACTTGGGGACTGGATGTTGCTCCCCGAACTGGACGTTGAATTCATCCTGAAATAATGATCGTCATTGAGTAATGTTCCCTCACTATTATTGCGAGGAATTCCAATTGGTTTAGTGTTATTCTTGGCTGGAGGAGGAAGGGGTGGACGCTCAGCTAgtgggttacctccctttacactAGAAACACTGACAGAACCTTGACTGTGGTTTCTCAAGATTTGCGGGGAACTTTTGGAACGGTTCTCTGTGTTCATCCTTCTTGGTAGTGGTGGGGGATTGTTGTCATTCCCGCTGAAGTAAACAAAAATCACTGGATAAACTTAAATCAATAACATAACATTTGGTTTACcaattgtttttttaacaaCAGTATCAGCTATTTCATTAACAGAGAAGTACATATATTTAACTAACAAAAAATAAGTACCAATCATCATATTTGTACGGATTTTATTCTCTGACTTCCATACTAACTATGTGAAAATGTCAGCAGTCCAtgtaatgtttgttttgtattaaataataatgaaaatcaaaatggcaccttcaaattttaatttcaaattccCTATAGCTAATTCAAATTGTTCATCtgtgttttttattcttttctttttgtcaccctaaatattttacatttcatgGAATAGAAATTGATTCATACAGTAATTTCAGGTTCAGTGTTTTAACCCACAAGTTCTGTAGCTACTGTCGCTCTCCTCTAATTTGTACTACCATAACCTAGCTACTGTCACTCTCCTGTAATTTGTACTACCATAACATAGCTACTGTCGCTCCCCTGTAATTTGTACTACCATAACATAGCTACTATCGCTCTCCTGTAATTTGTACTACCATAACCTAGCTACTGTCACTCTCCTGTAATGTGTACTATACCATAACCTAGCTACTGTCACTCCCCTGTAATTTGTACTACCATAACCTAGCTACTGTAACTCTCCTGTAATTTGTACTACCATAACCTAGCCTACTGTCACTCCCCTGTAATTTGTACTACCATAACCTAGCTACTGTCGCTCCCCTGTAATTTGTACCATAACCTAGCTACTGTCACTCTCCTGTAATTTGTACTACCATAACCTAGCTACTGTCACTCTCCTGTAATTTGTACTACCATAACCTAGCTACTGTCACTCTCCTGTAATTTGTACTACCATAACCTAGCTACTGTCACTCTCCTGTAATTTGTACTACCATAACCTAGCTACTGTCACTCCCCTATAATTTGTGCTACCATAACCTAGCTACTGTCACTCTCCTGTAATTTGTACCATAACCTAGCTACTGTCACTCTCCTGTAATTTGTACTACCATAACCTAGCTACTGTCGCTCTCCTGTAATTTGTACTACCATAACCTAGCTACTGTCACTCCCCTGTAATTTGTACTACCATAACCTAGCTACTATCACTCTCCTGTAATTTGTACTACACCATAACCTAGCTACTGTCACTCCCCTGTAATTTGTACCATAACCTAGCTACTGTCACTCTCCTGTAATTTGTACTACCATAACCTAGCTACAGTCACTCCCCTGTAATTTGTACTACCATAACCTAGCTACTGTCACTCCCCTGTAATTTGTACTACACCATAACCTAGCTACTGTCACTCCCCTGTAATTTGTACTACCATAACCTAGCTACTGTCACTCTCCTGTAATTTGTACTACACCATAACCTAGCTACTGTCACTCTCCTGTAATTTGTACTACCATAACCTAGCTACTATCGCTCTCCTGTAATTTGTACTACCATAACCTAGCTACTGTCACTCTCCTGTAATTTGTACTACCATAACCTAGCTACTGTCACTCTCCTGTAATTTGTACTACCATACCCCAGCTACTGTCACTCTCCTGTAATTTGTACTACCATAACCTAGCTACTGTCACTCCCCTGTAATTTGTACTACCATAACCTAGCTACTGTCGTTCTCCTGTTATTTGTAACCCAGAAGTTCTGTAGCTAATATTAATGACGTCGCTCTCCTGTAATTTGTAACACAGAAGTTCTGTAGCTAATATTAACGTCGCTCTCCTGTAATTTGTAACACAGAAGTTCTGTAGCTAATATTAATGTCACTCTCCTGTAATTTGTACTACCATAACCTAGCTACTGTCACTCCCCTGTAATTTGTACTACCATAACCTAGCTACTATCACTCTCCTGTAATTTGTACCACCATAACCCAGCTACTGTAATTTGTAACCCAGAAGTTCTGTAGCTAATATTAATGTCGCTCTCCTGTAATTTGTACTACCATAACCTAGCTACTGTAATTTGTAACACAGAAGTTCTGTAGCTAATATTAATGTCACTCTCCTGTAATTTGTACTACCATAACCTAGCTACTGTCGCTCTCCTGTAATTTGTACTACCATAACCTAGCTACTGTAATTTGTAACCCAGAAGTTCTGTAGCTAATATTAATGTCGCTCTCCTGTAATTTGTAACACAGAAGTTCTGTAGCTACTGTCGCTCTCCTGTAAGTTTTACTACCACTAATTATCACAGTAAACAGTATAAGTTCTCACAGCTTTTAGGTGAGAGGTGGTCAGACATCCTAATTAACACAGGCATCAAACTGTCAGTTGTTTGTAATACAGTCAGTGATTCTGTACCACATCCTACTGTAGTAATACATCCCCATCCGTCCCACCCAACCCTGCATCAAAAacaccctgactgttgatgggGCGTTAATCCCAGCAAACTAACAATCTTCATTAGATATCGCAGGTCACTGTGCTATCTATAGAAAATAATTGTCAGCACTTTAGTGACTAATTTTCAAAGGATTTTGAGCAAACTTAATCAAGTATGAGAATAGTTAGGATGAGTTTCGATTTCAGGATGCTAAGATCAAAGACAAGGTCATTGTAAACCAAACACTACATCCCCTGCACAATTTCATTCAGAGGGGATAATAACTTTGAAATAAATctattaaagccacatactcccaaacaacctaaaattctagttaaTAATAATAACTTATGAACCAAAACTATCAAGGGTCCTTCATACCTATACTTACCTTGAAAGACCAGAATATGACCAGGTTTAGAACTTGATGTAGCGATATTAAGATCTCAATATGAATCAAGTCATTGAAGGGTTCTCAAGATATGACCTAGATTTAGAAAATGAGCTCTGTATAGAAGGGGTCAGTGTCACCTCtgaccctttaaccttgaccaatgatCACCAGAATGTGACTAGGTACAGTTTGAATCTTCTACTTTCTGGTTCATGTGACCTATATAATTGCTTGCTTGGTTATTAACAGGACCCACTGTATTGTATGACACTATTCCCACATAACAGGACCCGCTGTATTGTATGACACTATTCCCACATAAGAGGACCCGCTGTAGTGTATGACACTATTCCCACATAACAGGACTCGCTGTATTGTATGACACTATTCCCACATAACAGGACCCGCTGTAGTGTATGACACTATTCCCACATAACAGGACCCGCTGTATTGTATGACACTATTCCCACATAACAGGACTCTCTGTATGACACTATTCCCACATAACAGGACCCGCTGTATTGTATGACACTATTCCCACATAACAGGACCCGCTGTATGACACTATTCCCACATAACAGGACCCGCTATATTGTATGACACTATTCCCACATAACAGGACTCGCTATATTGTATGACACTATTCCCACATAACAGGACCCGCTGTAGTGTATGACACTATTCCCACATAACAGGACTCGCTATATTGTATGACACTATTCCCACATAACAGGACCCGCTGTAGTGTATGACACTATTCCCACATAACAGGACCCGCTATAGTGTATGACACTATTCCCACATAACAGGACTCGCTATATTGTATGACACTATTCCCACATAACAGGACCCGCTGTAGTGTATGACACTATTCCCACATAACAGGACCCGCTGTATTGTATGACACTATTCCCACATAACAGGACTCGCTGTATTGTATGACACTATTCCCACATAACAGGACCCGCTGTAGTGTATGACACTATTCCCACATAACAGGACCCGCTGTATTGTATGACGCTATTCCCACATAACAGGACCCGCTATATTGTATGACACTATTCCCACATAACAGGACCCGCTGTATTGTATGACACTATTCCCACAAACTTACTCTGTTCTGGACTGTTGGCTGTTCTGGCGAGTATGGACAATGGGTGCTGATCTTGGAACTGTAATAAAAATTACAAACCTAGAATAGGAAAACAGTTTAAAGCCATTCCTGACATTTATAGTGACCACATTAAGATACATTACAACAAGatgcccagagggcctgcatcggACACTTGGATAattcagtaatcatggcaaaaatattttaagttacattacaattatttttctACCTTTTTAGTTACATCTTCCAACTATGGTTTAaaccaaatcctgtcattcttcaCGAAGAAGGAATTTagattttttgttatttgttttttttgcaacatttcccctattaggcaCCCTCTCTCAGGCTCCAAAGGAGCCACACcttccatttatacaacattatatctcctttgcccaataatgttactgaccaaattttatcaaaaaccaTGCAATTCTTCAAGTAAAGTTGCATTtaaaaggatttacctcaatttcccctattgggcccggaAGGTGCCACACCCTCTGatctgtttatacaacattagattGCCTTTTATTTGCCCAacaatgctccagaccaaatttaatcaaaattcaTTTAGTCGTTCAGGACTAGAAGTGATTCAAAGGAAATGTTAACAGATGACGGACACTGCACCATGACATAAGCCAGGGCcaagtgagctaaaaatcatcttatgtaataaatacacTTCAATAAAACAACCTGCAGACATTGATTTTTATACATTTCCAGTAGTGTAAGACTTTCATTATCATGGTAATATATAAGTTACAAATTCAgaaattcaataattttaatgGATTTCTCTTTGTTGGACAGTATACAGAGGTGTCAGCTACATAGACTTCACTAATTACAATAGATTTAGATGTTTTTAAAGTTGGTGAACATTGATTTtgtaatatcaaacaaaaagaaagaaacgCCAATGAAAATGTGTACATATCAAACAGGATCATTGTGATACAGGTAACAACAGTCTACTCACCATTACCAACAACATCATAATTCCAATTGTCCTTGAGTATTTTAGGTATATCTGGATTTTCAAAAGTTATGAGAGAGACAGATGTAAGAGCTGACAGCTTTTCAGCTTCTTCGACGTAATCCTCCACTTCTTCTGTTGTTCCCCGACGCCCTGGGTGTATCTTCCCAAGAGCATCAACAATATGTTGGTCCAAGAGGTCGTAAAGTTTGCTGTCGTCACCAGGCGCAgtttgaaaaacatatattccATCGCCCATTGGAGCCACACGTCCTGCCTCCAGCAGGAAGCTGCCCTGGCCTGAAGCCTCAAAGTATCGTACACTCTTCAGTGGCCACTGGGCGAGCACTGATCTACAGGACTGTAGAGGTAatcacaaaatataatgtaaataatactgTCATAATTCTTTATGATGATTATTATAAATTACAAGGAAAGACAGAAagatattgtatagatatctaaacaaaaaaaaaacaaaaaaaaacaaaaaaaacccccaacatATCAGTGATTGGGCTTTTCTTTTTATCCAAATACACATTCAAAAGCAAAAATGGCCAAATACCAGTTATCCTATAAACACTTCATAAATAGTACATATTCATTTACCAGTAAAGCGAGGGTGGCTCCCCAAGGTGATACATGCAGTATACAGTTAGCTCCCTTAGCTCCTATTCTTCGCTGAGCCTCAGAATTTTCTGCTTTGACGACCACAAAATCCTCTAAAATATAAAGAATTACACACAGATGTTACATATGGTTACTTCTGTGCTGACATATCTGTAAATACCAGGACAGACTGAAGTAACAATGACAGCCCAATAACATTCATTCAAAAGATCCATCATTTGCATCACTAAACAGTATATcagatttaatttatttttattctataTGGATACAATATTTTTGTGAGAATCATGATCAACTGCCATATAATTCTTTAACAAAACTCATTTCATCAATGTAAATGTGGcatacaaaaatattcaataaatatatttgattctTAATTAGTAAATTATCTTATTTAGTACAGTAAACTGTACTCATATCAAACTTACAATAGAtgattttaacaatttattaaaaacTCAAACTAAAGTAGCTGCATTTACAAGTAAAATAGTAGAGATTCTATTGTGTTCAGACTTTATATACCACATGACTGTAAACCTACCTTTAATTTGTTCATGAAGAGTTATCTGTGTCTGTATCATGAACACAAACATGTCCATGTGTCGTTGTTCATCAGCAGACAGGCACAGGTATTTCTCGGCTGTTGTAAGCTCGAACACATACGCCCTGTTACGTGTGTTAGTGACTTTTTCCAAACGGAAACCTCCTGCCAGGCTGACTTTGTCTATGAAATTaatcataaaacatttatacacCTGAAAAGTCTGCAAAGTGACAAGTGAATTCAAGGCCTCAAAAGTACCAGTGTTTCTATAACTGACCCTATGTTTCTGTGCCAACTCTGAAGTTTTTTGGCCAATTTCAAGGAAGGACTATTACGTCAAGATTCCTTGCCTATGTAGCCTTAGTATAAACTATTtcatatattgtgttttttctTGCATATTAGAGGAAACACATATTATTCTTTTTAGGCCTAAGTCCGTAATGTGGTAACAATGTTAAACAGTATCCAGTATTTTTAGAAAACTTGGCCTTATTGGttaagtataaatatatcatgtaatctaaatttttaattaacatctatattatatattgttaatggCTAAATTGGCTAGTTACCATTTGGTGCTGCATTCTTGTTTTTTGGCTTTTTACTGTAGTATTCCAACACAGGCCTGTTTCCATTACTCTTCAGTATAACGTAGCGCTGCTTCCAAGGATTGGACTTACTGAAAAATGACTTC
The window above is part of the Pecten maximus chromosome 2, xPecMax1.1, whole genome shotgun sequence genome. Proteins encoded here:
- the LOC117345211 gene encoding uncharacterized protein LOC117345211, with the protein product MASSGGVIFENYLYKLTGGKGKSFFSKSNPWKQRYVILKSNGNRPVLEYYSKKPKNKNAAPNDKVSLAGGFRLEKVTNTRNRAYVFELTTAEKYLCLSADEQRHMDMFVFMIQTQITLHEQIKEDFVVVKAENSEAQRRIGAKGANCILHVSPWGATLALLSCRSVLAQWPLKSVRYFEASGQGSFLLEAGRVAPMGDGIYVFQTAPGDDSKLYDLLDQHIVDALGKIHPGRRGTTEEVEDYVEEAEKLSALTSVSLITFENPDIPKILKDNWNYDVVGNVPRSAPIVHTRQNSQQSRTDGNDNNPPPLPRRMNTENRSKSSPQILRNHSQGSVSVSSVKGGNPLAERPPLPPPAKNNTKPIGIPRNNSEGTLLNDDHYFRMNSTSSSGSNIQSPSVRHANNAWSPPPSFFEATRGRLSDSGPGVDGYLTPRVSTEVEEDNGVIDYILPSPSDENFSSLPRQSSYDNKRTAHSRRRSSSSRLNRLRSVSCENVHDESKRLSTRRNTDVNQNVETYDLAKPINPFQNLQDFHGSKELLTDNHHYYNRKSTENYYNIQGLRGIIDETNIKPVAETRRRFNETCRDTLVRSISNPNFLHLQSKDKLSDVRASAIKSGTLELQSTLKSQNKQKSKSLLNLFRNKGSRQNSKSDTWSMYTPRSMPSSPTGTLTRHGSNPNILINMKDIKIVSRTRSFRKPKPKEGVETSPLVPRKSPMIPRKSPKVPHKSPQVQRTDRSSPVVQRSPQVPPRTLNGVMSSPVSVHNRGYHSPPEGSVIRHTREGSGSSSGSSAVHHPRTGSSSSGGYVRHSSEGGGSPLKNFSRQSSSSSVNSNKVETIC